A stretch of DNA from Roseovarius sp. M141:
GGCCCAGATCGACCAGACTGGTCACGCCATGTTCGGCAAGACCGCAGGGCACGATGCCGCTGAAATGCTCCAGATCCGGCTCGACGTTGATCGAGATGCCGTGAAAGCTGATCCATTTGCGCAGTCGAATCCCGATGGCTGCGATCTTTTCCTCGGGCGGCAGGCCCGCTGGCGTCAACGGCTTGTCGTGACGCTGAACCCAAACACCCACGCGGCCGTCGCGCAGTTCGCCGGTCACGTTGAAGTCGCCCAGCACCGCGATCACCCACGCCTCGAGCTGCTGCACGAAGGCGCGCACATCACGCCCGCGCCGCCCTACATCCAGCATGACATAAACGACACGCTGTCCCGGACCGTGATAGGTATACTGCCCCCCGCGCCGCGCCTCATGCACCGGAAAGCGGTGCGGATCGGTCAGATCCTCGGGCCGCGCCGAGGTGCCGGCGGTATACAGCGGCGGATGCTCCAGCAGCCAGATCGCCTCGGAGGCGTCGCCCGAGGCGATTCGGTCCACCCGCTCTTCCATCGCCGCAATAGCGGATAAATAGGGCGATAGCCCCTCTGAGCAGTGCCATTCAACGCCGTTTTCATCAATTTCGAAGGGTAGTGTGAGGGGCAAGGCTCGACTCTGTGCAAAGGTGAGGAGAGAATTGTGCTATAATGGATAAAAAGGTGGCTGCACCTGATTAGGGGAGATGAAGGATGTTTACAAAGCGATTTGTCATGAGCGCCGTAGCGGCCAGCATGGTCGTAATGCCGGGTACGCGCGCGGTAGCGGATTTCGCCGATGGTTTGGTGGGGGGGCTCGTCGGTGGTGCGGTGAGCGGGATTATCGTGAACGAAAGTGCCAAGTCGCGTGAGCGCAGACGCACGACGACAACGCGGGCTGCCCCGCGCAAGACCTATCGCGCCCCGGTCAATTCGGTTGAACGCCAGCAGGTGCGCGAGGAGCAGACCTCGCTCAACTATTTCGGCTTTCCCGCTGGTACGCCGGATGGGGTACGCGGGCGCAATACGCGCAGTGCGGCGTCTCAGTTTCAGGCGTATATGGGCTATCCGGCGACCGGCTATCTGGCCGATTACGAACGCCAGTTCCTGATCAGTTCCTATTACCGTGCGCAAAGCAGCGGCGCGGCGACCGCGCAATTGATTGCACAGCGCGGGCAGGGCACGCGCGGTTTGCTGCTTGCCTATCGCGACGAGGTCGTGGGTGCGCCACAGACCTATGCCGCGACTCCTGCACCTGCCCCGAAGGCGCAATCGCCCGTAATGGCGGCGGTTCCGCAAAAGCCAGAGGCGGAAAAGCCTGAAGTCGGGCTGGCGGCGTTGCCCAATCTGATGGCCTCGGGCGGGGATGGCCCATCGCTTGCCTCGCATTGCAATCAGATCAGCCTTCTGACCAATTCCAACGGCGGTTTCGTGACCGAAGCGTCATTGACTGATCCACGCTTTGCGCTGAACGAACAATTCTGTCTGGCGCGGACCTATGCGATTGCCGAGGGCGAGAGCATGGCCACGAGCCTCAAGGGGGTGACGTCTGCGCAACTGGAGGAACAGTGCCGTGCCTTTGGCCCGGCGATGCGCGAATACG
This window harbors:
- the lipB gene encoding lipoyl(octanoyl) transferase LipB, with the protein product MPLTLPFEIDENGVEWHCSEGLSPYLSAIAAMEERVDRIASGDASEAIWLLEHPPLYTAGTSARPEDLTDPHRFPVHEARRGGQYTYHGPGQRVVYVMLDVGRRGRDVRAFVQQLEAWVIAVLGDFNVTGELRDGRVGVWVQRHDKPLTPAGLPPEEKIAAIGIRLRKWISFHGISINVEPDLEHFSGIVPCGLAEHGVTSLVDLGLPVMMTDVDVALRRRFDEVFQSAG
- a CDS encoding peptidoglycan-binding protein; translated protein: MSAVAASMVVMPGTRAVADFADGLVGGLVGGAVSGIIVNESAKSRERRRTTTTRAAPRKTYRAPVNSVERQQVREEQTSLNYFGFPAGTPDGVRGRNTRSAASQFQAYMGYPATGYLADYERQFLISSYYRAQSSGAATAQLIAQRGQGTRGLLLAYRDEVVGAPQTYAATPAPAPKAQSPVMAAVPQKPEAEKPEVGLAALPNLMASGGDGPSLASHCNQISLLTNSNGGFVTEASLTDPRFALNEQFCLARTYAIAEGESMATSLKGVTSAQLEEQCRAFGPAMREYVAALSLSPKDKVIGEVREFVLESGQSPAQLAGTAKICLSVGYRIDNMDVALGSALLLTAVGEEVYSEVMGHHLNEGFGTTRRPDLALAWYQGAVEAVERGAEPVFAPGNEGRTGLIRKAAFPSHGANTTGKPETVQPASTLPTFKLD